One part of the Glycine soja cultivar W05 chromosome 11, ASM419377v2, whole genome shotgun sequence genome encodes these proteins:
- the LOC114377103 gene encoding BTB/POZ domain-containing protein At5g66560-like — protein MATGEQLSSRGQAWFCTTGLPNDIVIEVDDMYFHLHKSPLMSKSRKLQQLIAEHETNHSSEAEEKEKHRHLVFTDFPGGSETFELAAKFCFGAKIDLSSSNVVPLRCAGEFLEMTEQHSKENLISKTETFLSHSVLNSIKNSIIALKSCERLLPLADTLAITRRCVDSIVSETLFRLPVSDSASTLLLPTGGRRSRRTGEDDSWFEELRLLGLPMFKQLILAMKGSDSALKSEIIETCLLQYAKKHIPALSRSNRKALTSSSSSEAEQKELLEIVITNLSSKHSTPVRFLFGLLRTATVLKASEACNDVLEKKIGSQLDEVTLDDLLIPSYSYLNETLYDIDCVARILGYFLEEERNVAAIDGRAPRSPGLMLVGKLIDGYLSEIATDANLKPSKFYDLAISVPDRARLFHDGLYRAVDVYLKAHPWVSKSDREKICAVLDCQKLTLEACSHAAQNERLPLRAVVRVLFFEQLQLRRAIAGKLGAAEEPSRHSAAMAEEEEVEDDNNTWQVTVRENQVLRLDMDSMRTRVHELERECSSMKRAIEKMDKMGPRGGGPWRASLALGRKFGCKFKTQVCDSHEPATREGRPHRR, from the exons ATGGCAACTGGGGAACAACTAAGCTCCAGAGGGCAAGCATG GTTTTGCACAACAGGATTGCCAAATGACATTGTGATCGAAGTGGATGACATGTACTTCCATCTACACAAG TCTCCTCTGATGTCAAAGAGTCGAAAGCTTCAGCAGCTAATAGCTGAGCATGAAACAAATCATTCCTCAGAAgctgaagagaaagaaaaacaccGTCACTTGGTGTTCACAGACTTCCCAGGCGGCTCCGAGACCTTTGAATTAGCCGCGAAATTCTGTTTCGGCGCCAAAATCGATTTATCCTCTTCCAATGTGGTTCCTCTACGCTGCGCCGGAGAGTTTCTCGAAATGACGGAACAACACTCCAAAGAAAACCTCATCTCCAAGACGGAGACCTTTCTCTCTCACTCCGTGCTCAACAGCATCAAGAACTCCATCATAGCATTAAAATCCTGCGAGCGCTTACTGCCTCTCGCTGATACCTTAGCCATCACGCGGAGGTGCGTCGATTCCATCGTCTCCGAAACACTGTTCAGGTTGCCGGTGAGCGATTCCGCTTCTACGCTGCTTCTCCCCACCGGcggaagaagaagcagaagaaCCGGTGAAGATGATTCCTGGTTTGAGGAGCTTAGGCTTCTAGGCTTACCTATGTTCAAGCAATTAATTCTCGCCATGAAAGGATCTGATTCTGCGCTAAAGTCAGAGATAATCGAAACCTGCCTTTTGCAATACGCTAAAAAACACATTCCAGCTTTATCGAGATCCAATCGTAAAGCCTTGACGTCATCATCTTCTTCAGAAGCGGAACAGAAAGAGTTACTCGAGATTGTGATCACGAACCTCTCATCCAAGCACTCCACGCCTGTGAGGTTTCTCTTCGGACTGTTACGAACCGCCACCGTACTGAAAGCTTCCGAAGCATGCAATGATGTGTTGGAGAAGAAGATAGGTTCGCAGCTCGATGAAGTTACTCTGGATGACCTTCTCATACCTAGCTATTCCTACCTAAACGAAACTCTGTATGACATTGATTGCGTGGCGAGGATTTTAGGTTATTTTTTGGAAGAAGAACGAAACGTTGCTGCAATCGACGGCCGCGCTCCGAGATCGCCGGGGCTGATGCTCGTTGGAAAACTCATCGATGGTTATCTCTCGGAGATCGCTACCGATGCGAATTTGAAGCCGTCGAAATTCTACGATCTAGCCATCTCAGTTCCTGATCGAGCGAGACTGTTCCACGATGGTCTCTATCGTGCCGTTGATGTCTACCTCAAG GCGCATCCGTGGGTTTCGAAATCGGATAGGGAGAAGATTTGTGCAGTGTTAGACTGCCAGAAGCTGACGTTGGAGGCGTGCTCGCACGCCGCGCAGAATGAAAGACTTCCACTGCGAGCGGTGGTTCGGGTGCTCTTCTTCGAGCAGCTTCAACTGCGACGCGCCATCGCCGGAAAGCTGGGGGCAGCGGAGGAGCCATCGAGGCATTCGGCGGCGATGGCGGAGGAAGAGGAGGTGGAGGATGATAATAATACGTGGCAGGTGACGGTGAGGGAGAATCAGGTGCTTCGCTTGGACATGGATAGCATGAGGACGCGGGTGCATGAGCTGGAACGCGAGTGTTCTTCGATGAAACGAGCGATTGAGAAGATGGACAAGATGGGCCCACGAGGAGGTGGGCCCTGGCGGGCCTCACTCGCTCTGGGGAGGAAGTTCGGTTGCAAGTTCAAAACGCAGGTTTGTGATTCGCATGAGCCAGCAACACGCGAGGGCAGGCCCCACCGGCGGTAG
- the LOC114376048 gene encoding oxygen-evolving enhancer protein 1, chloroplastic-like: MAASLQAAATFMQPTKVGIASRNLKSTQCISKAFGLEPAAAKLTCSLQPDLKEFAQKCVDATKIAGFALATSALVVSGASAEGVPKRLTFDEIQSKTYLEVKGTGTANQCPTIEGGVDSFAFKPGKYNAQKLCLEPTSFTVKAEGVAKNAPPEFQNTKLMTRLTYTLDEIEGPFEVTSDGTVKFEEKDGIDYAAVTVQLPGGERVPFLFTIKQLVASGKPDSFSGEFLVPSYRGSSFLDPKGRGASTGYDNAVALPAGGRGDEEELAKENNKSASSSKGKITLSVTKTKPETGEVIGVFESVQPSDTDLGAKAPKDVKIQGIWYAQLDS, from the exons atggCTGCCTCACTACAAGCTGCAGCTACCTTCATGCAACCCACCAAGGTTGGCATAGCCTCTCGCAACCTCAAATCTACACAATGCATTTCTAAGGCTTTTGGCTTGGAACCTGCTGCAGCTAAACTCACTTGCTCCCTTCAGCCTGATCTCAAAGAATTTGCTCAAAAATGTGTCGACGCTACCAAAATTGCAGGATTCGCCCTTGCCACCTCTGCTCTCGTTGTTTCT GGAGCAAGTGCAGAAGGTGTTCCAAAAAGGCTAACCTTCGACGAAATCCAGAGCAAGACATACTTGGAAGTGAAGGGAACTGGAACTGCTAACCAGTGCCCAACCATTGAAGGTGGAGTGGACTCATTCGCCTTCAAGCCAGGGAAATACAACGCCCAGAAGTTGTGCCTGGAACCAACTTCCTTCACGGTGAAGGCAGAGGGCGTGGCCAAGAACGCCCCACCCGAATTCCAGAACACCAAGCTCATGACTCGTCTCACCTACACCCTGGACGAGATTGAGGGTCCCTTCGAGGTTACATCCGATGGAACCGTGAAATTCGAGGAGAAAGACGGAATTGACTATGCTGCTGTCACTGTTCAGCTTCCCGGGGGAGAGCGTGTGCCATTCCTCTTTACCATTAAGCAGTTGGTGGCATCTGGGAAACCAGACAGCTTCAGTGGGGAGTTCCTAGTGCCTTCTTACCGTGGTTCCTCTTTCTTGGACCCCAAGGGAAGGGGTGCCTCAACTGGTTATGACAATGCTGTTGCTTTGCCTGCTGGTGGCAGAGGAGATGAAGAGGAACTTGCTAAAGAAAACAACAAGAGTGCTTCTTCTTCCAAGGGCAAAATCACCTTGAGTGTCACCAAGACCAAGCCTGAGACTGGTGAGGTTATTGGGGTCTTCGAGAGTGTTCAGCCTTCTGATACTGATTTGGGGGCTAAAGCTCCTAAGGATGTTAAGATCCAAGGCATCTGGTATGCTCAGCTTGACTCATAG
- the LOC114375216 gene encoding CASP-like protein ARALYDRAFT_485429 — protein sequence MEELAGAFGTSASFALRLGQTVFSSSSLLLMCLDVGFYSYTAFCYLVTVMGLVIPWSITLLVVDAYSVFIQYLPVQRRLIMIIFFGDMMLSCLSLAAACSTASIADLLLDAGGSHCPPKLCGRYQLSAAMAFLSWFLSSVSFLFNFWLFSSL from the exons ATGGAGGAATTGGCAGGGGCGTTTGGCACCAGCGCCAGCTTTGCTCTTCGTTTGGGTCAAAccgttttctcttcttcttcccttctcTTAATGTGTTTGGACGTTGGTTTCTACTCCTACACTGCTTTCTG CTATTTGGTAACAGTCATGGGTTTGGTAATTCCATGGAGCATAACATTGTTGGTGGTAGATGCTTACTCTGTCTTCATACAGTATTTACCGGTTCAACGAAGGCTCATAATGATTATCTTTTTTGGAGACATG ATGTTGTCATGTCTGTCACTAGCTGCAGCATGTTCTACAGCCAGCATCGCAGATCTTCTACTTGATGCTGGAGGATCACACTGTCCACCAAAGCTATGTGGTAGATATCAATTGTCTGCTGCAATGGCCTTCTTGTCTTGGTTTCTTTCAtctgtttcctttcttttcaatttttggcTATTCTCTTCTCTGTAA